The Caballeronia sp. SL2Y3 genome includes a window with the following:
- a CDS encoding galactosyltransferase-related protein encodes MSHNKLISLGGLELVMTYRGATQERRENLRGVLRHLDLTYCDYVLYLIEADATPTFHWSGFGDEKIRHIFIHDDGPFPKAKLCNLGARLCTGNIICFHDADMIANPEYMLISLNSLRDGTASDALCPFLRVINITGDYRSNFIRSGNYAALEKYLESDLPDGMEVLYENTPGAIVLMKRSEYMRVGGYDPRFTGWGGEDDDLLTRATRLGVRWHSIPESRAALFHLHHDATSRQDAIAAAQRNREAAAETHAMPLPELEARAAQLARYFD; translated from the coding sequence GTGAGCCACAACAAACTGATCTCTCTCGGCGGTCTCGAACTGGTTATGACTTATCGCGGCGCTACGCAAGAGCGGCGCGAGAATCTGCGCGGCGTGCTGCGCCACCTCGACCTCACTTACTGCGACTACGTGCTCTATCTGATAGAAGCGGACGCCACGCCGACCTTCCACTGGTCGGGTTTCGGTGACGAGAAAATCCGCCATATCTTTATTCACGACGACGGGCCTTTTCCGAAAGCGAAACTCTGTAATCTCGGCGCGCGTTTATGCACCGGCAATATTATTTGCTTTCACGACGCGGATATGATCGCCAATCCGGAATATATGCTGATCAGCCTTAATTCGCTGAGAGACGGAACAGCGAGCGATGCGTTGTGCCCGTTCCTTCGCGTCATTAATATCACGGGCGATTATCGGAGCAACTTCATCCGGTCCGGAAACTACGCGGCACTGGAAAAGTACCTCGAATCCGATTTACCGGATGGAATGGAAGTGCTCTACGAAAATACGCCGGGCGCAATCGTGCTGATGAAGCGGTCCGAATACATGCGCGTGGGCGGTTACGATCCGCGCTTCACCGGCTGGGGCGGCGAAGACGACGACCTGCTCACGCGCGCGACGCGCCTCGGCGTGCGCTGGCATTCCATTCCCGAATCGCGGGCGGCGTTGTTTCATCTCCATCACGACGCCACTTCGCGCCAGGACGCGATCGCCGCCGCCCAGCGGAATCGCGAAGCCGCCGCCGAAACGCACGCCATGCCGCTTCCCGAACTCGAAGCGCGCGCCGCCCAACTCGCCCGATATTTCGATTAA
- the hemA gene encoding glutamyl-tRNA reductase has translation MQLLTIGINHHTAPVALRERVAFPLEQLKPALSALKDVWLGPLAKASPEAAILSTCNRTELYCATDDTAARDAAIQWLSKYHNLPVSELAPHVYALPQSEAVRHAFRVASGLDSMVLGETQIVGQMKDAVRTASEAGALGTYLNQLFQRTFAVAKEVRSTTEIGAQSVSMAAAAVRLAERIFEDISSQRVLFIGAGEMIELCATHFAAQNPRELVVANRTAERGEKLAERFNGRAIRLSELPTRMHEFDIIVSCTASTLPIIGLGAVERAVRARRHRPIFMVDLAVPRDIEPEVGNLHDVFLYTVDDLGAIVREGNASRQAAVAQAEAIIETRVANFMQWLDARSIVPVIRHMHTQADALRRAEVERARKLLARGDDPAAVLEALSQSLTNKLIHGPTHALNRASREERDQLIDLMSGFYRHGGAGSDSSDR, from the coding sequence ATGCAGCTCCTCACGATCGGAATCAACCACCACACTGCGCCTGTCGCCTTGCGCGAACGCGTGGCGTTTCCGCTCGAACAGCTGAAGCCCGCGCTCTCCGCGCTGAAGGACGTCTGGCTCGGCCCGCTCGCGAAGGCGTCGCCCGAAGCGGCCATTCTGTCCACCTGCAACCGCACCGAACTCTACTGCGCGACGGACGACACCGCCGCGCGCGACGCCGCCATCCAGTGGCTGTCGAAGTATCACAATCTGCCGGTCTCGGAACTCGCGCCGCACGTCTACGCGCTGCCGCAGTCCGAAGCCGTGCGCCACGCTTTTCGCGTCGCGTCCGGTCTGGATTCGATGGTGCTCGGCGAAACGCAGATCGTCGGTCAGATGAAGGACGCCGTGCGCACCGCGTCGGAAGCGGGCGCGCTCGGCACGTATCTGAATCAGCTTTTTCAGCGGACGTTCGCGGTCGCGAAGGAAGTGCGCTCGACGACCGAGATCGGCGCGCAATCCGTCTCGATGGCCGCCGCCGCCGTGCGCCTCGCCGAGCGCATCTTCGAAGATATTTCGAGCCAGCGCGTGCTGTTCATCGGCGCGGGCGAGATGATCGAGCTTTGCGCCACGCACTTCGCGGCGCAAAATCCGCGCGAACTCGTCGTCGCGAACCGCACCGCCGAACGCGGCGAAAAGCTCGCGGAGCGTTTCAACGGCCGCGCGATTCGGCTCTCCGAGCTGCCCACGCGCATGCACGAGTTCGACATCATCGTGTCGTGCACGGCGTCCACGCTGCCGATCATCGGTCTCGGCGCGGTCGAGCGCGCGGTGCGCGCGCGGCGGCATCGGCCCATCTTCATGGTCGATCTCGCCGTGCCGCGCGATATCGAGCCGGAAGTCGGCAATCTGCACGACGTGTTCCTCTATACGGTGGATGACCTCGGCGCCATCGTCCGCGAAGGCAATGCGTCGCGGCAAGCGGCGGTCGCGCAGGCCGAAGCGATCATCGAAACGCGCGTCGCCAATTTCATGCAGTGGCTGGATGCGCGCAGCATCGTGCCGGTCATCCGCCACATGCACACGCAGGCCGACGCGCTGCGCCGCGCCGAAGTCGAACGCGCCCGCAAGCTGCTCGCGCGCGGCGACGATCCGGCCGCCGTGCTGGAGGCGCTGTCGCAATCCCTCACGAACAAGCTCATTCACGGCCCCACGCACGCGCTCAACCGCGCGAGCCGCGAAGAGCGCGACCAGCTCATCGACCTGATGAGCGGCTTCTACCGCCACGGCGGCGCCGGCAGCGATTCGTCGGACCGTTAG
- the prfA gene encoding peptide chain release factor 1 codes for MKTSMQSKLDQLAKRQVDLNELLSREDVTSDMDQYRKLTREHAEISPIVEQYALWRQALTDEATAQELLADPSMRDFAEEEIGEARERMAKIESDLQTMLLPKDPNDERNIFIEIRAGTGGDESALFAGDLLRMYLRYAERNRWTAETMSESVSDLGGYKEVIVRIAGQGAYSRLKFESGGHRVQRVPATETQGRIHTSACTVAVMPEADEISEVVINPADLRIDTFRASGAGGQHINKTDSAVRVTHLPTGIVVECQDDRSQHKNKDRALKVLAARIKDKQYHEQHAKEAATRKSLIGSGDRSERIRTYNFPQGRMTDHRINLTLYKLEYIMDGDLDELIGALVSEHQAELLAALGEAE; via the coding sequence ATGAAAACCAGCATGCAAAGCAAGCTCGACCAGCTTGCAAAACGGCAGGTCGATCTCAACGAACTGCTGAGTCGTGAAGACGTGACGTCCGACATGGACCAGTACCGCAAGCTCACGCGCGAGCACGCGGAAATCAGCCCGATCGTCGAGCAATATGCGCTCTGGCGTCAGGCGCTCACCGACGAGGCCACCGCGCAGGAACTGCTCGCCGATCCTTCGATGCGCGATTTCGCCGAAGAGGAAATAGGCGAGGCGCGCGAGCGCATGGCGAAAATCGAAAGCGATCTGCAGACGATGCTGCTGCCGAAGGACCCGAACGACGAACGCAATATCTTCATCGAAATCCGCGCGGGCACGGGTGGGGATGAATCGGCGCTGTTCGCGGGCGATCTGCTGCGCATGTATTTGCGCTACGCCGAGCGCAATCGCTGGACGGCCGAGACGATGTCCGAAAGCGTCTCGGATCTCGGCGGCTACAAGGAAGTGATCGTGCGAATCGCGGGACAAGGCGCGTATTCGCGGCTCAAGTTCGAATCGGGCGGGCATCGCGTGCAGCGCGTCCCGGCGACGGAAACGCAGGGGCGCATCCACACGTCGGCCTGCACGGTCGCGGTCATGCCCGAGGCCGACGAAATCAGCGAAGTCGTCATCAATCCGGCGGATTTGCGTATCGACACGTTCCGCGCGTCGGGCGCGGGCGGCCAGCACATCAACAAGACGGATTCGGCCGTGCGCGTCACGCACTTGCCGACGGGCATCGTCGTCGAATGTCAGGACGACCGCTCGCAGCATAAGAATAAGGATCGCGCGCTGAAGGTGCTCGCCGCGCGCATCAAGGACAAGCAGTATCACGAGCAGCACGCGAAGGAAGCCGCGACGCGCAAGAGCCTGATCGGTTCGGGCGACCGCTCGGAGCGCATCCGCACGTACAACTTCCCGCAAGGGCGCATGACGGATCACCGCATCAATCTGACGCTCTACAAGCTCGAATACATCATGGACGGCGACCTGGACGAACTGATCGGCGCGCTCGTGTCCGAGCATCAGGCGGAACTGCTCGCGGCGCTCGGGGAAGCGGAGTGA
- the prmC gene encoding peptide chain release factor N(5)-glutamine methyltransferase — MTTAADLLRASPLPALETRVLLTHVLGWRRTELITRDAETLDATAVAQFHALAARRGAGEPIAQLTGKREFFGLDFDVTPDVLIPRPETELLVETALDAIAGTPNARVLDLGTGTGAIAIAIAHARPDARVFAVDRSPAALAVARRNADRLLDSARAGGALTFIESDWTANVDASLRFDAIVSNPPYIACDDPHLAQGDLRFEPRGALTDEADGLSAIRVIVETAPLLLAPTGALWIEHGYDQADAVRQLLSARGFTAVRSLRDLAGIERISGGLAPV; from the coding sequence GTGACGACCGCGGCGGACTTGCTGCGCGCCTCGCCGCTGCCGGCGCTGGAGACGCGCGTGCTGCTCACGCATGTGCTCGGCTGGCGGCGCACGGAACTGATCACGCGCGACGCCGAAACGCTCGATGCGACGGCCGTCGCGCAGTTCCACGCGCTCGCGGCGCGGCGCGGCGCGGGCGAACCGATCGCGCAACTGACCGGCAAGCGCGAATTTTTCGGCCTCGATTTCGACGTGACGCCCGACGTGCTGATTCCGCGTCCGGAAACCGAATTGCTCGTCGAAACGGCGCTCGACGCCATCGCCGGGACGCCGAATGCCCGCGTGCTCGATCTCGGCACCGGAACCGGCGCCATCGCCATCGCGATCGCCCACGCGCGGCCCGATGCGCGCGTCTTCGCCGTGGACCGCTCGCCCGCCGCGCTCGCTGTCGCCCGGCGCAATGCCGATCGGCTGCTCGATTCGGCTCGCGCGGGCGGCGCGCTCACGTTCATCGAAAGCGACTGGACCGCGAACGTCGATGCATCGCTGCGCTTCGATGCGATCGTCAGTAATCCGCCGTATATCGCGTGCGACGATCCGCATCTCGCCCAAGGCGACCTGCGCTTCGAGCCGCGCGGCGCACTCACCGACGAGGCCGACGGGCTTTCGGCGATCCGCGTTATCGTCGAGACGGCGCCTTTGCTGCTCGCGCCGACCGGCGCGCTGTGGATCGAGCACGGCTACGATCAGGCCGACGCCGTGCGCCAGTTGCTGTCCGCGCGCGGCTTCACCGCCGTGCGTTCGCTGCGCGATCTCGCGGGCATCGAACGGATCAGCGGCGGCCTTGCGCCGGTCTGA
- the grxD gene encoding Grx4 family monothiol glutaredoxin, with amino-acid sequence METQERIKQIVDQNPVVLFMKGTAQFPMCGFSGRAIQVLKACGVDQITTVNVLEDDAIRQGIKEFSNWPTIPQLYVNGEFIGGSDIMMEMYQSGELQQLFAAA; translated from the coding sequence ATGGAAACGCAAGAACGCATCAAGCAGATCGTCGATCAGAACCCGGTCGTCCTTTTCATGAAAGGCACCGCGCAATTCCCGATGTGCGGCTTCTCGGGCCGCGCCATTCAGGTGCTGAAGGCGTGCGGCGTCGATCAGATCACGACGGTGAATGTTCTCGAAGACGACGCCATTCGCCAGGGCATCAAGGAATTCTCCAACTGGCCGACCATTCCGCAGCTTTACGTGAACGGCGAGTTCATCGGCGGGTCGGACATCATGATGGAGATGTATCAGTCAGGCGAACTGCAGCAGCTTTTCGCCGCCGCTTAA
- a CDS encoding UbiX family flavin prenyltransferase — MSASAAAKRRLIVAMTGATGAIYGVRLLETLRRLGGVETHLLVSSAGWLNVQHELDLDKAAVNALADVVHNVRDVGASIASGSFATDGMIVAPCSMRTLASIAHGLSDNLVTRAADVVLKERRRLVLLVRETPFNLAHLRNMTAVTEMGGVIFPPLPAFYQKPASIDEMVDHTVARVIDLFGMAQPIAAAWPGMGGASD, encoded by the coding sequence GTGAGTGCGTCCGCTGCCGCCAAGCGACGGCTGATCGTCGCGATGACCGGGGCAACGGGCGCCATCTACGGCGTACGTCTGCTCGAGACGCTGCGCCGGCTGGGCGGCGTGGAAACGCATCTGCTCGTGTCGAGCGCGGGCTGGCTCAACGTCCAGCACGAACTCGATCTCGACAAAGCCGCCGTCAACGCGCTCGCGGACGTCGTGCATAACGTGCGCGATGTCGGCGCGAGCATCGCCTCGGGTTCCTTTGCGACGGACGGCATGATCGTCGCGCCCTGCTCCATGCGCACGCTCGCGAGCATCGCGCACGGTCTCTCCGACAACCTCGTCACCCGCGCCGCCGATGTCGTGCTCAAGGAGCGCCGCCGGCTCGTGCTGCTCGTGCGCGAAACGCCGTTCAATCTCGCGCATCTGCGCAATATGACGGCCGTGACCGAAATGGGCGGCGTCATTTTTCCGCCGCTTCCGGCGTTCTATCAAAAGCCCGCGAGCATCGACGAAATGGTCGACCACACCGTCGCCCGCGTCATCGACCTCTTCGGCATGGCGCAGCCGATCGCTGCCGCGTGGCCGGGCATGGGCGGCGCAAGCGACTGA
- a CDS encoding class III extradiol ring-cleavage dioxygenase — protein MSRLPTVFISHGAPTLPIDPAMPSAEFAALAATLPKPRAILVLSAHWGTAQPVASVASRPDTIHDFYGFPPALYQLRYPAPGAPEVAERAAALLAAHGVPSATAVHGLDHGAWVPLLLMFPDADVPVAQLSIQPRLDAAHHFRVGRALRDLRDDGVMIVGSGQITHNLRMADFGARPEDADPRVVEFTDWFESRLAARDIDALIDYRARAPHAALMHPTDEHLLPVFGAIGAAADDYELRIQSLGTFQRALAMTNYVFADA, from the coding sequence ATGAGCCGACTACCGACCGTCTTCATCTCCCACGGCGCGCCGACGCTGCCGATCGACCCGGCCATGCCATCCGCCGAATTTGCCGCGCTCGCCGCGACGCTGCCGAAGCCTCGCGCGATTCTCGTACTGTCCGCGCACTGGGGCACGGCGCAACCGGTGGCGAGCGTCGCCTCGCGGCCCGACACCATCCACGATTTCTACGGCTTCCCGCCCGCGCTGTACCAACTGCGCTATCCGGCGCCGGGCGCGCCGGAGGTTGCGGAACGCGCCGCCGCGTTGCTTGCGGCTCACGGCGTGCCGAGCGCAACGGCGGTCCACGGACTCGACCATGGCGCGTGGGTGCCGTTGCTGCTGATGTTCCCGGACGCCGACGTGCCCGTCGCGCAGCTTTCCATTCAGCCGCGCCTCGACGCCGCGCATCACTTTCGCGTCGGCCGGGCGCTGCGTGATCTGCGCGATGACGGCGTGATGATCGTCGGTTCCGGGCAAATTACGCACAATCTGCGCATGGCGGATTTCGGCGCGCGGCCGGAAGACGCCGATCCGCGCGTGGTCGAGTTCACCGACTGGTTCGAGTCGCGGCTCGCAGCGCGGGACATCGACGCGCTCATCGACTATCGCGCCCGCGCGCCGCACGCCGCGCTGATGCATCCGACGGACGAGCATCTGCTGCCTGTCTTCGGCGCCATCGGCGCGGCGGCGGATGATTACGAGCTGCGCATCCAGTCGCTCGGCACGTTCCAGCGCGCGCTGGCGATGACGAACTACGTTTTCGCGGACGCTTAA
- a CDS encoding APC family permease — MKSSIQRNIGPLALMLTGLGSIIGSGWLFGAWKASQIAGPAAICAWVIGAVVILAIALTYAELGAMFPESGGMVRYARYSHGALVGFIAAWANWIAIVSVIPIEAEASIQYMSTWPYDWAHALFVNETLTTSGLALSALLVIVYFMLNYWGVKVFARANTAITIFKFLIPGATIAGLIFTGFHSENFGTVSSFAPYGWPAVLTAVATSGIVFSFNGFQSPVNLAGEARNPARSVPFAVVGSILIALVIYVLLQIAYIGAVNPSDVMQGWKHFHFASPFAELAIALNLNWLAVLLYIDAFVSPSGTGTTYMATTTRMIYAMERNNTMPKMFGNVHPFYGVPRPAMWFNLIVAFIFMFFFRGWGTLAAVISVATVISYLTGPISLMALRRSAPDLERPLKLPMMGVIAPFAFVCASLVLYWAKWPLTGHIILLMVVALPVYFYFQSKTGFAGWGRDLKAAWWLIGYLPSMAVMSLIGSKQFGGSGLLPYGWDMAVVAVMSLLYYYWGVHSGYRSDYLDERESRDDILHEIGA, encoded by the coding sequence GTGAAGAGTTCGATACAAAGAAATATCGGGCCGTTGGCGTTGATGCTGACCGGCCTGGGATCCATCATCGGTTCGGGCTGGCTGTTCGGGGCGTGGAAAGCGTCGCAGATCGCCGGGCCCGCCGCCATCTGCGCGTGGGTGATCGGCGCGGTCGTCATTCTGGCGATTGCGCTGACGTACGCGGAGCTGGGCGCCATGTTTCCGGAATCGGGCGGCATGGTGCGCTACGCGCGCTACTCGCATGGCGCGCTCGTCGGCTTCATCGCGGCGTGGGCCAACTGGATCGCCATCGTTTCGGTGATCCCCATCGAGGCCGAAGCGTCCATTCAGTACATGAGCACGTGGCCGTACGACTGGGCGCACGCGCTCTTCGTCAACGAGACGCTGACCACGAGCGGGCTCGCGCTGTCCGCGCTGCTCGTCATCGTCTACTTCATGCTGAACTACTGGGGCGTCAAGGTGTTCGCGCGGGCGAACACGGCCATCACCATCTTCAAGTTCCTGATTCCCGGCGCGACCATCGCGGGCCTCATCTTCACGGGCTTCCACTCGGAGAACTTCGGCACGGTGTCGAGCTTCGCGCCCTATGGCTGGCCGGCCGTGCTGACGGCGGTCGCGACGAGCGGCATCGTGTTCAGCTTCAACGGTTTCCAGAGCCCGGTGAATCTGGCCGGCGAAGCGCGCAACCCCGCGCGCAGCGTGCCGTTCGCCGTGGTCGGCTCGATTCTGATCGCGCTCGTGATCTACGTGCTGCTTCAGATCGCGTACATCGGCGCGGTGAATCCGAGCGACGTCATGCAGGGCTGGAAGCACTTCCACTTCGCGTCGCCGTTCGCGGAGCTGGCGATTGCGCTCAACCTGAACTGGCTCGCCGTGCTGCTCTATATCGACGCGTTCGTGAGCCCGAGCGGCACCGGCACCACGTACATGGCTACGACCACGCGCATGATCTACGCGATGGAGCGCAACAACACCATGCCGAAGATGTTCGGCAACGTGCATCCCTTCTACGGCGTGCCGCGTCCGGCCATGTGGTTCAACCTCATCGTCGCGTTCATCTTCATGTTCTTCTTCCGCGGCTGGGGCACGCTGGCGGCGGTCATCTCCGTGGCGACGGTCATTTCGTACCTCACCGGCCCGATCAGCCTGATGGCGCTGCGCCGTTCCGCGCCGGATCTGGAACGCCCGCTCAAGTTGCCGATGATGGGCGTGATCGCGCCGTTCGCATTCGTGTGCGCGTCGCTGGTGCTTTACTGGGCGAAGTGGCCGCTGACGGGTCACATCATTCTGCTGATGGTGGTCGCCTTGCCCGTGTACTTCTACTTTCAGAGCAAGACGGGCTTCGCCGGCTGGGGCCGCGACCTGAAGGCGGCGTGGTGGCTGATCGGCTATCTGCCGTCGATGGCCGTGATGTCGCTCATCGGCAGCAAGCAGTTCGGCGGCAGCGGCCTGTTGCCGTATGGCTGGGATATGGCCGTGGTCGCCGTCATGTCGCTGCTGTATTACTACTGGGGCGTGCACAGCGGTTATCGCTCTGACTATCTGGACGAGCGCGAAAGCCGCGACGACATCCTGCACGAAATCGGCGCCTAA
- a CDS encoding cold-shock protein yields METGTVKWFNDAKGFGFITPDGGGEDLFAHFSEIRIEGFKTLQENQKVSYEVKTGPKGKQAANIKPV; encoded by the coding sequence ATGGAAACCGGTACCGTCAAGTGGTTCAATGACGCAAAGGGCTTTGGCTTCATCACCCCGGATGGCGGCGGCGAAGATCTGTTCGCGCACTTCTCGGAAATCCGCATCGAAGGCTTCAAGACGCTTCAGGAAAACCAGAAGGTCAGCTACGAAGTCAAGACCGGCCCGAAGGGCAAGCAAGCTGCAAACATCAAGCCGGTCTAA
- a CDS encoding Hsp70 family protein, whose amino-acid sequence MTYCAIDFGTSNSAVALPDGLRMRLAPVEGDATTLPTAVFFNTDENEQSYGRAALEAYIDGFDGRLMRSMKSILGSPLADNVTDLGDGSAIKYTDVITLFLQHLKQKAQAVAPDPLTRAVLGRPVFFVDDDPRADRMAQQQLEACAHAVGFREIHFQFEPIAAAFDYEARLTQEGLVLVADIGGGTSDFSLVRVGPERARHLDRKSDVLAHHGVHVAGTDFDRRVELATVLRQLGYQALDPQGREVPNRVYFDLATWHLINTVYTPKRVGELQLMRHLYVDPRHHDRLMRVVDRRLGHALTAHAEEAKIDVSAGGATEIDMEEIEEALRVPFDEQQLIEAGKDETRRIVEAALETVKRAGVAAADVGAIYFTGGTTGLRFLSEALAAAFPAAQPVFGDRLASVATGLGIYAQRVFG is encoded by the coding sequence ATGACCTATTGCGCGATCGATTTCGGCACGTCGAACTCTGCTGTCGCCCTGCCCGATGGCCTGCGCATGCGGCTCGCGCCCGTCGAAGGCGACGCGACCACGCTGCCGACCGCCGTCTTCTTCAACACCGACGAGAACGAGCAGTCGTACGGCCGGGCGGCGCTGGAGGCGTACATCGACGGCTTCGACGGCCGCCTGATGCGCTCGATGAAGAGCATTCTCGGCTCGCCGCTCGCGGACAACGTCACCGATCTCGGCGACGGCTCGGCCATCAAATACACCGACGTCATCACGCTCTTCCTCCAGCACCTCAAGCAGAAGGCGCAGGCGGTGGCGCCCGATCCGCTGACGCGCGCCGTGCTGGGCCGGCCGGTGTTTTTCGTCGACGACGACCCGCGCGCCGACCGCATGGCGCAGCAGCAACTCGAAGCCTGCGCGCACGCGGTCGGTTTCCGCGAGATTCACTTCCAGTTCGAACCGATCGCCGCGGCCTTCGACTACGAAGCGCGTCTCACGCAAGAGGGACTCGTGCTCGTGGCGGACATCGGCGGCGGCACGTCGGACTTTTCGTTGGTGCGCGTGGGGCCGGAGCGGGCGCGCCATCTGGATCGCAAAAGCGATGTGCTCGCGCATCATGGCGTCCATGTGGCCGGCACCGATTTCGACCGTCGCGTCGAACTCGCGACCGTTCTCCGGCAGCTCGGCTATCAGGCGCTCGATCCGCAGGGCCGCGAAGTGCCGAACCGGGTCTATTTCGACCTCGCGACGTGGCATCTCATCAACACCGTCTACACGCCGAAGCGCGTGGGCGAATTGCAGTTGATGCGTCATCTGTACGTCGATCCGCGTCATCACGACCGGCTGATGCGCGTGGTCGACCGCCGGCTGGGGCACGCGCTCACCGCACACGCCGAAGAAGCGAAGATCGACGTCTCGGCGGGCGGCGCGACCGAGATCGACATGGAGGAGATCGAGGAGGCGCTGCGCGTGCCGTTCGACGAGCAGCAGCTGATCGAGGCGGGAAAAGACGAGACGCGGCGCATCGTGGAAGCGGCGCTGGAGACGGTGAAGCGCGCGGGCGTCGCCGCGGCGGATGTCGGCGCGATCTATTTCACCGGCGGCACGACCGGCCTGCGCTTTCTTTCGGAGGCTCTCGCGGCGGCGTTCCCGGCGGCGCAGCCCGTGTTCGGCGATCGGCTGGCGAGCGTGGCGACCGGCCTCGGCATCTACGCGCAGCGCGTGTTCGGCTGA
- a CDS encoding MFS transporter: protein MNETSAPEDTRSTAPSGERSGIIETDLPGRLDRLPWGRFHTLIVLALGVTWLLDGLEVTLAGAVASALKTSPVLRFSNADVGFGGSAYIAGAVIGALGFGWLTDRLGRRKLFFITLFLYVAATAATAFSWDLASFVLFRFLTGAGIGGEYTAINSTIQEFTPARLRGWTDLAINGTFWVGAGIGAAGSLVLLDPGMLPPDWGWRGCFLIGAALGLTILFMRMWVPESPRWLITHNREDEARQVVEEIEAHFREHGVTVPDTPIKPLRLHAREHTPLREVADTLFKVHRRRSLVGLMLMTAQAFFYNAIFFTYALVLTDFYHVPGDHIGWYVLPFAAGNFLGPVLLGKLFDVLGRRRMIAFTYATSGVLLTISGWMFTQGMLTVTTQTIAWMVIFFFASAAASSAYLTVSETFPLEIRALAIAVFYAFGTALGGIIGPALFGHLIDTHERGAVFIGYLIGSGLMVAAAVVAGIWGVAAERKSLEEVARPLSAADDR, encoded by the coding sequence ATGAACGAAACCAGCGCACCCGAAGACACCCGTTCGACAGCCCCTTCAGGTGAGCGGTCCGGCATTATCGAGACAGATCTGCCCGGCCGGCTCGACCGTCTGCCGTGGGGCCGCTTTCATACACTGATTGTCTTGGCGCTCGGCGTCACCTGGCTGCTCGACGGACTCGAAGTCACGCTCGCCGGCGCGGTCGCGAGCGCGCTCAAAACGAGTCCGGTGCTGCGCTTCTCGAACGCAGATGTCGGCTTCGGCGGCAGCGCATACATTGCAGGCGCGGTCATCGGCGCGCTCGGCTTCGGCTGGCTAACGGACCGGCTCGGACGGCGCAAGCTGTTCTTCATCACGCTGTTTCTCTATGTGGCCGCCACCGCCGCAACCGCGTTTTCGTGGGACCTCGCCTCGTTCGTGCTCTTTCGCTTCCTGACGGGCGCGGGCATCGGCGGGGAATACACGGCCATCAATTCGACGATCCAGGAGTTCACGCCCGCCCGGCTGCGCGGCTGGACCGACCTCGCGATCAACGGCACGTTCTGGGTCGGCGCGGGCATCGGCGCAGCGGGGTCGCTGGTGCTGCTGGATCCGGGCATGCTGCCGCCCGACTGGGGCTGGCGCGGCTGCTTTCTGATTGGCGCGGCGCTCGGCCTCACGATTCTCTTCATGCGCATGTGGGTGCCGGAGAGCCCGCGCTGGCTCATCACGCACAACCGCGAAGACGAAGCGCGGCAGGTGGTCGAAGAAATCGAAGCGCATTTCCGCGAGCACGGGGTGACCGTGCCCGACACGCCGATCAAGCCGCTGCGGCTGCACGCCCGCGAACATACGCCGTTGCGCGAAGTCGCCGATACGCTTTTCAAGGTGCATCGGCGGCGCTCGCTCGTCGGGCTGATGCTGATGACCGCGCAGGCGTTCTTCTACAACGCGATATTTTTCACCTACGCGCTGGTGCTGACGGACTTCTATCACGTACCGGGCGATCACATCGGCTGGTACGTGCTGCCGTTCGCCGCCGGCAATTTCCTGGGGCCCGTGCTGCTCGGCAAGCTGTTCGACGTGCTCGGCCGCCGCCGGATGATCGCGTTCACGTACGCGACCTCAGGCGTGCTCCTCACGATCAGCGGGTGGATGTTCACGCAAGGCATGCTCACCGTCACCACGCAGACCATCGCGTGGATGGTCATCTTCTTTTTCGCGTCGGCGGCGGCGAGTTCGGCGTATCTGACGGTGAGCGAGACGTTCCCGCTCGAAATCCGCGCGCTGGCGATCGCCGTGTTTTATGCGTTCGGGACGGCGCTCGGCGGAATCATCGGACCGGCGCTTTTCGGGCACTTGATCGACACGCACGAGCGCGGCGCGGTGTTTATCGGTTATCTGATCGGCTCGGGGCTGATGGTCGCGGCGGCGGTGGTCGCGGGCATTTGGGGCGTCGCGGCGGAGCGAAAGTCGCTGGAGGAGGTGGCTCGGCCGCTGTCGGCTGCGGACGATCGCTGA